Genomic window (Desulfobacterales bacterium):
ATTCAATGTTGCCCGGTAATCCATATATATACTCTCCCGTTACCATCGCCCGGCAAGAAATATCCCGCCGGGGGAACACTGGTGGAATTCGCTTCCAAGGCCCGCGGACAGGCCGCCAGGAGGCAACGGCGGAGCCCTGTCCGGCCCGGAAATCACGGCAAAAAAACGCAGCCGCTAACCATACCAATTAGGCTGCAAGTTGCAAGGGTAAAGTTGCAGCCCGCCGGGGCGTGAAGCCGCAATGGACGCCGCTCTTTGCATTTGACATCCTTCGGACCGGTCCCTATAGTGAAAAGGATCAGGGGCCGGTGTCTGCCGGGGGTCCACCACGCGACCCGGCCGGAACACCGGTCTGTTTTTTTCAATTTCAGTATCCGTGGCACGGAAGGAGACACACCATGTCCAAGGTCATAGCCATGGCCGGCAAGGGAGGGACCGGCAAGACCACCCTTTCGGCCCTGCTCATCCATTACCTGCTCACCACCGAACAGACCCCGGTACTGGCGGTGGATGCGGATGCCAACGCCAACCTCAACGAGTTGCTCAACCTTAAGGTGGAGATGACCCTGGGCCGGATTCGCCGGGAGCTTAAAAGCGAGATGCCGCCCAATATCACCCGGGACCAGTACATGGAGATGAAAATCCACCAGGCCCTGGTGGAGGAACGCGGCTTTGACCTGCTTGTCATGGGCCAGCCCGACGGGCCGGGCTGCTACTGCGCCGCCAACCAGTACCTGGCCATGACCATGGACCGGCTGGCGGCAAATTACCGCTACATCCTGGTTGACAACGAGGCGGGGATGGAACACCTGAGCCGGATGAACATCAATGAGATCGACGTGCTGCTCATTGTCTCCGACCCGTCGGCCCGGGGCATCCTCACCGCCCGGAGAATCGCCGAACTCACCGGTCCCCTGGGGCTGCGGATAAAAGAACAGTACCTGGTGGTCAACCGGGCTCCGGAACCGATGCCGGCCGAACTCACCGCCAAGATCAAAGAGGCGGTGGCCGCGGCTGACATGGAACTTGCCGGAACCCTGCCCGACAGCGCGGTCCTGGCCAGCCAGGAATTGAGCGGCAAGTCCTATCTTGCCCTGCCGACCGACGCCCCGGTGGTGGCTGCCGCCTTTGCCCTGTTCGAAAAAATTCTCAACTGATCCGGACGGTTCCCATCGGTCCGGCCGTTGGAAAAGGTTGACAGATCCGCTGGTTCGTAATAGAGAAAACAGGTCGTCATTCAGCATGGCCGGACCATATCGGCCGGCTTTTCACCCGGCAGCCGCCGGGAACGCCGCACTGCCCGAACATTCCGTGCATACCATGAACAAAACAATGGTGGACCTGGTCAAGGTCACAAAGATTTATCCCCCGGATGTGGCGGCCCTTGAGGATGTCAGCCTGAGCGTGGCCCAAGGGGAGATGCTTTTTCTTACCGGGATGAGCGGGGCCGGAAAATCGACCCTGTTGAAGCTGATCTGCGGCATTGAGACACCCAACAAGGGGCTGATCGAGGTGATGGACCGGGACCTTGCCAAACTCAAGCCCAGGGAGCTTCCCCGGCTGCGCCAGAAGGTGGGCATGGCCTACCAGGACTTCAAGCTGCTGCCGGACCGGACCGTGGCCCAGAATGTCGGCATGGCCATGGAGGTCTCCTATGAGAACTACCGCAACATCCGCAGCCGGGTAAAGGAACTGCTCCGGCAACTTAACCTGGGGCATAAACACGATACCCTGGCTGACAAGCTTTCCCGCGGCGAGCAGCAGCGGGTGGCCATCGCCCGGGCCGTGGCCAACTTTCCGGCCCTGGTGCTGGCCGACGAGCCCACCGGCAATCTGGATGCCACCACCACTGAACTGGTGATGACCCTGCTCAGGCAGTACAACGATGCCGGCTGCACGATCATCATCGCCACCCACGATCAGTCTATCTACCGGAACAGCGACCATCGAGTGATCGAACTCAGCCTGGGACGGATCGTCGATCAACCGGCAGGGCCGCTCAATGCCCGGGAGTCGCGATGAAATTCCTGACCCATGTCCTGACCCAGACCGGACGCAACCTGCAGAAGACCTGGGCCACCCAGTTGATGACCCTGCTCACCGTGAGTCTGTCGGTGCTGATATTCGCCTTCTTCTTCCTGATCTATACCAATGTGATCAAGGCCGGAGAGCGGCTGGGCGATCATCTCCGGCTCACCATCTATCTGGACGAGGAACCGGGCCCGGAGATGCGGGTCCTGTTGACAAAAAAAATCACCGACTTCAACGAGGTGGAGAAGATCAAGTTCACCTCCCGGGCCCAGGCCTTCAAGCGACTCTCCACTCAACTTGGCGACGATCAGGAGGTGCTGGCCGACATGGACCCCTCCTTTCTGCCGCCCTCCATCGAGATTTACCCGAAAAAGGACCTCAACAGCCTGGCCCGGATCAAGGCGTTTTCCGACTATCTCGAAACCCTGCCGGGCGCCACCAAGGTCCAGTACGGGCATGGCTGGGTGGAGCGGTTTCACTATTTCACCAAGCTGGTCCGGGTCATCGTCCTGTTGAGCGGGATTCTGCTGATCCTGACCACGACCTTCATGGTGGCCTACACCATCCGCCTGGCCGTGATGAACCGGCAGGCGGAGCTTGAGATCCTCAGGCTGCTGGGGGCCACCAACAGCTATATCCGAGCCCCGTTCCTGCTGGAGGGGCTGCTCCAGGGGCTGCTCGGTTCGGCCCTGGGGATTTTCCTGCTGCTCATGCTCTTCCGCTGGATCAAGATGTTGTTTACCGGAGAAGGCTTTCTGAACCTGTTCGAATTTTCCTTTTTCCCGCCGCTCACCACCGGAATCATTATGGCCGCGAGCATACTGCTCTGCACCGTGGGCAGCCTCTCGGCCATGCGGAAATTCATGCGCATATAAAATGAACAACAACGCTTTCGGGAAATCGCAGCCCATTGGTACCCGGGCACCATCCAGCAAAGCAAAACAGGGCCGGAGATGTCGGCCGGCCCCCCTCCTTATGGCCGTGCTGCTGGCCGTAATTGTCTGCGCCTCCCCCCTGCCGATCGAGGCGACCGGGCCCCGGCTCGCCATTAAGCCGCCGCAGGCAGAGATCAAGGTCAACAATAAAAGAATCCAGCGACTGCAGGAAGGAATCATCGAGCAGAAGCTCAACATCCTTAACTCCCGGAAAAAGGAACGCGACGTTTTAAACGAACTGGCGGAAATCAACAACCGGTTGCTGAAACAGCGGCAACGGTTGGCAAGGATCAAGCATGAATATATTATTCGGGAACAACAGTTGGACGCGGACCAAAAAAAACTGGTCCGGATAACCGTGGAACATGAAGCCTTCAAACCCCACGTGGAAAAACGGCTGGCCGCCTATTACCAGACCGGTACGGTCAGCATGGTGAATGTCCTGTTTTCCAGCCGCAGCCTGCCGGATATGCTCGACCTGCGGGAATCCTTTCGCCGCCTCCTGCAACATGACCGCAACGCCATAAGAAACTACCGGGCCACCGTTGCCGAACTGGAACAGACCCGCCGGGTCCATACCCGGGAACGGGAAAAGCTGATCGCGATAATGGAACAGGTCCGCCGGGAGGAACAGAGCCTGGCCGACACCCAGGCGGCCCGGCAAAGGCTGCTCAAACGAATCGGCACGGAAAAGGCTCTGTATCAACAGGCCGCGGCAGAGATCAAAAAGGCGGCCACCGAACTGGCCGACACCCTGCGGGAGCTGAGAATGCGAGCCACCCCGGTGCTGGCCGCCGCCGCGCCGGCCCCTGTCCGACCCTTGGCGGCCAGGCCCGAAGCAACGGCAAACGACCGCTCCTTTGCCGGCCACAAGGGCCGGCTCGCGCCGCCGGTGGCCGGCATTCTCCTGCCCCGCTCCCGCAGGAACAGTTCCGGCAAACTGGTCGAAACTCCGGGAATCGACATCCAGATCCCGGCCGGGACCCCGGTCAAGGCGATCTATGCCGGCCGGGTTATCACCTCGGCCCGGCTCAAGAACTATGGCAACCTGCTTATCATTGATCACGGCCACCAGTACTACTCGGTTATTTCCCGGGCCGCCCGGTTTTACAAGAAAGAGGGGCAGCTGGTAAAAAAAGGCGAGATTATCGGGCAGACCGGGCCGGACACCGCCCGACCCGGCCATGGCCTGCATTTCGAACTGCGGCACGGCGTCAACCCTGTCGACCCCCTGGAATGGCTCAATACCTCCACCCTCACCGGACGGTCCTCTCGCTGACAATATTCTGTTGATAGGACAGCACCCGCCGTGCTAAGTATAGCGAAGTTACTGAGTTATTAGTTATGCCCCGGGTCACCGGCAAACCGACAAAAGGATCCCCCATGAACCGAAAAAGAAGTCTGAACGGCAGAAACACCCTGATATTGCTGGTTGCCTGCCTGTCCTTTCTCCTCCCCTCCCCGGCCGCTTCCGCCGAAAAAACCGGTAATCTTCAGGAGACCTACAAGAGCCTGGAGATCTTTTCCAACGTGTTGAGCGAAATCCAGAAGAACTATGTGGAAGAGGTCGACACCAAGGAGGTGATCAAGGGGGCGATCAATGGAATGCTGGCGGCCCTGGACCCCCATTCCTCCTTCATGTCTCCCGAGGATTTCAAAGAGATGCGGATGGAGACCAAGGGCAGCTTCTCAGGGATCGGCATTGAAATCACCATGAAGGACGGGGTCCTGTCCGTGGTGTCCCCCATTGAGGGCACGCCCGCCTTTAAGGCCGGAATCAAGGCCGGTGACATGATTGTTAAAATCGAGGGTGAAACCACCAAGGGGATGACCCTGATGGATGCGGTAAAAAAACTGCGCGGCCCCAAGGGTACCGAGGTGACCATCTCGATCCTGCGCCGGAACTGGACCGATATCAAGGAGTTCACCCTGGTCCGGGACGTGATCCCCCTGCACAGCGTCAAGGCCAAGATGCTTGAGCCGGGCTTCGCCTATATCCGGATCACCAACTTCCAGGCCCAGACGGCCCGGGACCTGAAAAAGGAACTAAAGGACCTCACCGGTCAGGAGGATATCACTGGTCTTATTCTTGACCTGCGCAACAATCCCGGCGGGCTGCTCGACCAGTCGATCAAGGTGGCGGACTTTTTCCTTGAAAAAGGAATAATCGTTTCCACCCGCGGACGGCTGGAGGACCAGAACATGGAATACCGAGCCCACGCCGGGGGAGATAATTACCACTTCCCGCTGGTGGTCCTGGTCAACGGCGGTTCGGCAAGTGCTTCGGAAATCGTGGCCGGCGCCCTGCAGGACCAGCGCCGGGCCCTGATCCTCGGCACCCAGACCTTTGGCAAGGGCTCGGTACAGACAATCGTGCCGATGAACGACGGCTCTGGACTGCGCCTGACCACGGCCCGCTATTATACCCCCGACGGCACCTCCATCCAGGCCAAGGGCATCACCCCGGATATCGTGGTTCCGTTCAAAACTCCGCCGACCGGTGACCAGGCTGAAGCCGGTCATGAAAACAGAAAAATTGTACGGGAAAAGGACCTGCGCCACCACCTGAAGAACGGCGACGAATCAAAGAAAACCGACCGGCAGGTGGTGGAAGAGAAAGGCGAAAAAAGCAACAAGGATGATCAGGCCGCTGAGATCAAAAAAGAGCTGGCCCGGGACAATCAGTTGAACACCGCCCTGCTCATCCTCAAGGGCCTGAACATGATGGACCGCGGAACAACGGAATAACAGAGGGCGGTATCGGACTGACAGGACATATCCGACCTATGACCTATGGCTCGCGTTTCGCGAGCGATGTTACTGGCCACTGCCTACCCTCCTCTGTCTTTTGTCCTCCGTCCTCTGTCTTCTGTCCTCTGTCCTCCGTCCTCTGTCCCTCAAAATCCCAGCTCTTTCAGAAACCGCATGTTCCGGCTCCAGTTCTTCCGGACCTTGACCCACAGCTTGAGCAACACCCGCTGGTCGAGCAGGGTTTCGATATCCGCCCGGGCAGTACTGCCGATCTTGCCGAGTTTGGTCCCCTTCCTGCCGATGATGATCGCCTTCTGGGAGCCCTTTTCCACATAGATGGTGGCATGGATGGTGACCAGGCCGCGCTGTTCGTCCTCCTTGAAACTGTCGACCAGCACTGCGGTGGAATAGGGCACCTCCTGCCCGGTGAGCAGAAAAATCTTTTCCCGGATGATCTCGGCGACAATGAACCGTTCGGTGCTGTCGGTGGGAATATCCTCGGGATAGAGGCGCGGCCCGGACGGCAGGAGGCGGATAATCTCCTTGACCAGAATATCGGTGCCGTTGTTGTTCAGGGCCGAGATGGGCACAATGGCGGCAAAAGGATATACCGCCTGGTACATCTTGATCAGGGGGAGGAGCTGCTCCTTGTCCAGCAGATCGATCTTGTTGAGTCCGAGGATCGCCGGCCGTTTGCTTCCGGCAAGATAGTTTATCGCCTTTTTCTGTTTTTCCGGGAGCGGCAGGGATACATCCGCTAAAAAGAGGATCACCTCCACCTCGGTCAGGGTGGACAGGGCGATCTTGACCATCTCCTCGTTCAAGGGCTGCCGGGCCTGGTGCAACCCCGGGGTGTCAAGCAGGATGATCTGGTATTCCGGAGCGTTCATGATCCCCAGAATCCGGTTGCGGGTGGTCTGGGGCTTGGGGGTGACAATGGATATCTTCTGCTCAAGCAGGGTATTCATCAGGGTGGACTTGCCCGCGTTGGGCGGCCCGACAATGGCCACCATCCCTGTCCTGCACTGCTGTTCGTTGTTCTCCGAATGCATATTCCCGCTCTGTTTGATTTTTTGTAACCGTTCACCGGGGGTACGGATTTACGGTAATCTCATGCCCGTAAGCGGTTACCAGTGGCTTAGATTCGTTCATTTGGGACTGCGAAGCATACTGGTGCTATTCGAGCAGGCCGAAATGGGCGAAGATGAGGTGCTGGTGAACGCTTACGATTTTTTTTCGGTTGCCCATCATACCCGATGTGGGGCCGGGCAGCAGTGTAAAAATGATGACAAATCACCAGAGACCTGGTAGATGATCCATCTCCCGACGGTAAACGCTTACCGGCCGGTGGGTTCCGTAAATCTGTAGCCCCTGGGGAACGGTTACTCCCGACGTACGGAGTTCGGGTTTTCTCCTGAAGATCACTACTTGCAGGTAACTGATCCCGGGGCAACCACCCAGTTGAAATTACAACGAAAAACCTGCACACTTGAAGAGCACGCCTGTCCCATGAGTCTGCACGGAAAACTGATCGAATATCTTGCCGAGGGCCGGATTCTCT
Coding sequences:
- a CDS encoding peptidoglycan DD-metalloendopeptidase family protein; its protein translation is MAVLLAVIVCASPLPIEATGPRLAIKPPQAEIKVNNKRIQRLQEGIIEQKLNILNSRKKERDVLNELAEINNRLLKQRQRLARIKHEYIIREQQLDADQKKLVRITVEHEAFKPHVEKRLAAYYQTGTVSMVNVLFSSRSLPDMLDLRESFRRLLQHDRNAIRNYRATVAELEQTRRVHTREREKLIAIMEQVRREEQSLADTQAARQRLLKRIGTEKALYQQAAAEIKKAATELADTLRELRMRATPVLAAAAPAPVRPLAARPEATANDRSFAGHKGRLAPPVAGILLPRSRRNSSGKLVETPGIDIQIPAGTPVKAIYAGRVITSARLKNYGNLLIIDHGHQYYSVISRAARFYKKEGQLVKKGEIIGQTGPDTARPGHGLHFELRHGVNPVDPLEWLNTSTLTGRSSR
- a CDS encoding AAA family ATPase, translating into MSKVIAMAGKGGTGKTTLSALLIHYLLTTEQTPVLAVDADANANLNELLNLKVEMTLGRIRRELKSEMPPNITRDQYMEMKIHQALVEERGFDLLVMGQPDGPGCYCAANQYLAMTMDRLAANYRYILVDNEAGMEHLSRMNINEIDVLLIVSDPSARGILTARRIAELTGPLGLRIKEQYLVVNRAPEPMPAELTAKIKEAVAAADMELAGTLPDSAVLASQELSGKSYLALPTDAPVVAAAFALFEKILN
- the era gene encoding GTPase Era — translated: MHSENNEQQCRTGMVAIVGPPNAGKSTLMNTLLEQKISIVTPKPQTTRNRILGIMNAPEYQIILLDTPGLHQARQPLNEEMVKIALSTLTEVEVILFLADVSLPLPEKQKKAINYLAGSKRPAILGLNKIDLLDKEQLLPLIKMYQAVYPFAAIVPISALNNNGTDILVKEIIRLLPSGPRLYPEDIPTDSTERFIVAEIIREKIFLLTGQEVPYSTAVLVDSFKEDEQRGLVTIHATIYVEKGSQKAIIIGRKGTKLGKIGSTARADIETLLDQRVLLKLWVKVRKNWSRNMRFLKELGF
- a CDS encoding permease-like cell division protein FtsX, producing the protein MKFLTHVLTQTGRNLQKTWATQLMTLLTVSLSVLIFAFFFLIYTNVIKAGERLGDHLRLTIYLDEEPGPEMRVLLTKKITDFNEVEKIKFTSRAQAFKRLSTQLGDDQEVLADMDPSFLPPSIEIYPKKDLNSLARIKAFSDYLETLPGATKVQYGHGWVERFHYFTKLVRVIVLLSGILLILTTTFMVAYTIRLAVMNRQAELEILRLLGATNSYIRAPFLLEGLLQGLLGSALGIFLLLMLFRWIKMLFTGEGFLNLFEFSFFPPLTTGIIMAASILLCTVGSLSAMRKFMRI
- the ftsE gene encoding cell division ATP-binding protein FtsE; the encoded protein is MAGPYRPAFHPAAAGNAALPEHSVHTMNKTMVDLVKVTKIYPPDVAALEDVSLSVAQGEMLFLTGMSGAGKSTLLKLICGIETPNKGLIEVMDRDLAKLKPRELPRLRQKVGMAYQDFKLLPDRTVAQNVGMAMEVSYENYRNIRSRVKELLRQLNLGHKHDTLADKLSRGEQQRVAIARAVANFPALVLADEPTGNLDATTTELVMTLLRQYNDAGCTIIIATHDQSIYRNSDHRVIELSLGRIVDQPAGPLNARESR
- a CDS encoding S41 family peptidase, whose translation is MNRKRSLNGRNTLILLVACLSFLLPSPAASAEKTGNLQETYKSLEIFSNVLSEIQKNYVEEVDTKEVIKGAINGMLAALDPHSSFMSPEDFKEMRMETKGSFSGIGIEITMKDGVLSVVSPIEGTPAFKAGIKAGDMIVKIEGETTKGMTLMDAVKKLRGPKGTEVTISILRRNWTDIKEFTLVRDVIPLHSVKAKMLEPGFAYIRITNFQAQTARDLKKELKDLTGQEDITGLILDLRNNPGGLLDQSIKVADFFLEKGIIVSTRGRLEDQNMEYRAHAGGDNYHFPLVVLVNGGSASASEIVAGALQDQRRALILGTQTFGKGSVQTIVPMNDGSGLRLTTARYYTPDGTSIQAKGITPDIVVPFKTPPTGDQAEAGHENRKIVREKDLRHHLKNGDESKKTDRQVVEEKGEKSNKDDQAAEIKKELARDNQLNTALLILKGLNMMDRGTTE